One genomic window of Rhizomicrobium sp. includes the following:
- a CDS encoding DUF4189 domain-containing protein, with protein sequence MSDRRLANTITASMFLLATTVLLPSTAGAMASFALGIPDDVAHHGLAYGTAWNHSSRESADADALSSCRGFTGAPDDTRALCKVVAHFDHQCLAISMDPKAGTPGYGWAIADTESAASEQALQHCQDTAGADRTAYCESSEAECDTTP encoded by the coding sequence ATGAGCGACAGACGATTGGCGAACACGATTACGGCTTCGATGTTTTTGCTTGCAACGACGGTGCTGTTGCCCAGCACAGCCGGCGCAATGGCTTCTTTTGCTCTTGGAATCCCCGACGACGTGGCCCATCACGGCCTCGCATACGGTACCGCTTGGAACCATTCGTCGCGCGAGAGCGCGGATGCGGATGCGTTGAGCAGCTGTCGCGGTTTTACCGGCGCGCCCGACGATACGCGCGCCTTGTGCAAGGTGGTCGCGCATTTTGACCATCAATGCCTGGCGATCTCCATGGATCCAAAGGCAGGCACGCCCGGCTACGGGTGGGCAATCGCGGATACGGAGTCCGCGGCAAGCGAACAGGCCCTGCAACATTGCCAGGATACGGCGGGCGCGGATCGCACGGCCTATTGCGAATCCAGCGA
- a CDS encoding IS1595 family transposase — MNTFTDRRFHDEEAARSWFEASRWPSGPVCPHCGSQDRYATKKPGRYRCAAKTCRKDFTVMTGSVMERSHAPLTQWAMAFYLMNSSKKGFSALQLQRALGCQYKTAWFMHHRIMEAMRQGGLDLPPMGGEGRIVEADETYFGGVESQKMRTATTSGRKFTKKGNTGPSNKRTIVTLVERHGKVRSFHVPRADKATVGKIVADNIAHESRLHTDGSRLYTEVGNLFGDHETVDHRSKEYVRGDVHVNSAEGYFSIFKRGMRGVYQHCSEKHLHRYLAEFDFRYNHREALGWNDEARTVAAVRAAEGKRLTYHQPR, encoded by the coding sequence ATGAATACTTTCACAGACCGCCGCTTTCACGATGAGGAAGCCGCCCGGTCATGGTTTGAGGCGTCCCGCTGGCCGTCCGGCCCGGTCTGCCCCCATTGTGGCTCCCAGGACCGCTACGCGACCAAGAAGCCGGGCCGCTACCGCTGCGCTGCCAAGACGTGCCGCAAAGACTTCACCGTCATGACGGGCTCTGTGATGGAGCGTAGCCACGCCCCTCTGACGCAGTGGGCCATGGCCTTCTACCTCATGAACTCCAGCAAGAAGGGCTTCAGCGCCCTTCAGCTTCAGCGCGCCCTCGGGTGCCAATACAAGACCGCCTGGTTCATGCATCACCGGATCATGGAGGCGATGCGCCAGGGCGGCCTCGATCTGCCGCCGATGGGCGGCGAGGGTCGGATTGTCGAGGCGGACGAAACCTACTTCGGCGGTGTCGAAAGCCAGAAGATGCGGACAGCGACCACCAGCGGCCGCAAATTCACCAAGAAGGGCAATACTGGGCCGTCCAACAAGCGCACCATCGTCACGCTGGTGGAGCGTCACGGCAAGGTACGGTCGTTCCATGTTCCGCGTGCTGACAAGGCCACGGTCGGGAAGATCGTCGCCGACAACATCGCCCACGAGTCGCGGCTGCATACCGACGGCAGTCGCCTCTATACCGAAGTCGGCAACCTCTTCGGCGATCACGAAACCGTCGACCATCGCTCCAAGGAATACGTCCGCGGCGACGTGCATGTGAACTCGGCAGAAGGCTACTTCTCGATTTTTAAGCGCGGCATGCGCGGCGTGTACCAGCATTGCAGCGAGAAGCATCTGCACCGCTATCTCGCGGAATTCGATTTTCGCTACAATCACCGTGAGGCGCTGGGCTGGAATGACGAAGCCCGCACGGTCGCGGCGGTTC